One genomic segment of Pseudomonas sp. p1(2021b) includes these proteins:
- a CDS encoding ABC transporter ATP-binding protein, which produces MGPSILVAQHLSKVVPSAEGDLTILHALSLSLEQGDSLAIVGASGSGKSTLLGLLAGLDRPSAGKVILAGHDLGTLDEDQRARVRAEHVGFVFQSFQLLDSLNALENVMLPLELDGRRDAREHARSLLERVGLGKRLSHTPRQLSGGEQQRVAIARAFAAQPAVLFADEPTGNLDSHTGERISDLLFELNKERGTTLVLVTHDERLAQRCRRLIRLDAGRLVAPLEP; this is translated from the coding sequence ATGGGCCCCAGCATTCTCGTTGCGCAGCACCTTAGCAAAGTGGTCCCCAGCGCGGAAGGCGACCTGACCATCCTGCACGCGCTTTCCCTCTCCCTTGAGCAAGGCGATAGCCTGGCCATCGTCGGCGCCTCGGGCTCCGGCAAGTCGACCCTGCTCGGCCTGCTCGCCGGCCTCGACCGGCCCAGCGCCGGCAAGGTCATCCTCGCCGGCCACGACCTGGGCACCCTGGACGAGGACCAGCGCGCCCGGGTACGGGCCGAGCATGTAGGCTTCGTGTTCCAGTCGTTCCAGTTGCTCGACAGCCTCAATGCGCTCGAGAACGTCATGCTGCCGCTGGAGCTGGACGGCCGCCGCGATGCCCGCGAGCATGCCCGCAGCCTGCTGGAGCGGGTTGGCCTGGGCAAGCGCCTGAGCCATACGCCGCGGCAGTTGTCCGGTGGCGAGCAGCAGCGCGTGGCAATCGCCCGGGCCTTCGCTGCCCAGCCGGCCGTGCTGTTCGCCGACGAGCCCACCGGCAACCTCGACAGCCACACCGGGGAACGCATCAGCGACCTGTTGTTCGAACTGAACAAGGAACGCGGCACCACCCTGGTGCTGGTCACCCACGATGAGCGCCTGGCCCAGCGCTGCCGTCGCCTGATCCGCCTGGATGCCGGCCGCCTGGTGGCGCCCCTGGAGCCCTGA
- a CDS encoding arylesterase, translating to MRVWWLSAGLALYCLAQTAAAGTLLVVGDSISAGFGLDTRLGWVALLQQKLKEEGFDDRVVNASISGDTSAGGQARLPALLAAHQPSLVVLELGGNDGLRGQPPQQLQQNLASMIDQAREAGAKVVLLGMRLPPNYGVRYTQAFAQVYEQLSTQKQVPLVPFFLEGVGGVPQMMQADGIHPAQAAQQRLLENAWPAIKPLL from the coding sequence ATGCGAGTGTGGTGGTTGAGTGCCGGTCTGGCCCTGTATTGCCTGGCCCAGACTGCGGCGGCGGGTACACTGCTGGTCGTCGGGGATAGTATCAGCGCCGGTTTTGGCCTGGATACCCGCCTGGGGTGGGTGGCCCTGTTGCAGCAGAAGCTCAAGGAGGAGGGGTTTGACGATCGGGTGGTCAATGCCTCGATCAGTGGCGATACCAGCGCAGGCGGCCAGGCGCGGCTGCCGGCGCTGCTTGCAGCCCACCAGCCGAGCTTGGTGGTGCTGGAGCTGGGCGGCAACGATGGGCTGCGTGGCCAGCCGCCGCAGCAATTGCAACAAAATCTTGCCTCGATGATCGACCAGGCCCGCGAGGCCGGTGCCAAGGTGGTGTTGCTGGGCATGCGCCTGCCGCCCAATTATGGCGTGCGCTACACCCAGGCGTTCGCCCAGGTCTACGAGCAGCTGTCGACCCAGAAACAGGTGCCGCTGGTGCCGTTCTTCCTCGAAGGTGTCGGTGGCGTGCCGCAGATGATGCAGGCCGATGGCATCCATCCGGCCCAGGCTGCGCAGCAGCGCTTGCTGGAAAATGCCTGGCCGGCGATAAAACCGCTGTTGTGA